In a genomic window of Cytobacillus sp. FSL H8-0458:
- a CDS encoding LutC/YkgG family protein gives MNGTIQNRDAFLNKIAGRLGREKRISGVERPKWSYNPQDSIFKEADANELLEALKTQCTKIHTDLLVTKAADLPDTLKEIAAQYGGGPVVTWKDDRYRQFGLTQLFEEIWPKENVEVYEWDYSAGKSNIDYAERANIGITVSEITLAESGTAVLFSSRDHGRSISFLPAASIILIPKSTLVPRMTQAARIIRERVRSGELAPSCINFITGPSNSADIEMNLVVGVHGPVKAAYIVIDDI, from the coding sequence GTGAACGGAACTATTCAGAATCGGGACGCTTTTTTAAATAAAATTGCAGGCAGACTAGGCAGGGAAAAGAGAATTTCTGGAGTTGAAAGGCCAAAGTGGAGTTATAATCCTCAGGATTCCATCTTTAAAGAAGCAGATGCAAATGAACTTCTTGAAGCTTTAAAAACACAGTGCACGAAAATACACACTGACCTTCTTGTAACAAAAGCCGCCGATTTGCCGGATACCCTTAAAGAGATTGCAGCCCAGTATGGAGGCGGTCCAGTTGTGACCTGGAAGGATGACCGTTATAGACAGTTTGGTCTCACGCAGCTATTTGAGGAGATTTGGCCAAAAGAGAATGTGGAAGTTTATGAATGGGATTATTCTGCCGGAAAAAGTAATATTGATTACGCAGAACGAGCTAATATTGGCATCACAGTCAGTGAAATTACTCTGGCTGAATCTGGAACAGCAGTCCTGTTCAGCAGCAGAGACCATGGAAGGTCAATCAGTTTTCTGCCTGCAGCTTCCATCATTCTTATTCCGAAAAGCACTCTTGTCCCGCGTATGACACAGGCTGCAAGGATCATCAGGGAAAGAGTTCGCTCAGGGGAGCTGGCTCCTTCATGCATTAATTTCATAACCGGACCAAGCAATTCAGCAGATATTGAGATGAACCTCGTTGTGGGAGTGCACGGGCCTGTTAAGGCTGCGTATATTGTTATAGATGATATATAA